One window from the genome of Cricetulus griseus strain 17A/GY chromosome 2, alternate assembly CriGri-PICRH-1.0, whole genome shotgun sequence encodes:
- the LOC113833598 gene encoding atherin-like — MAGKRVPGQRPVRGDRGAMERERPRRRLAQAPSRAAAACTPTRRPAEQPLKRREQRGAMSAGAEAPEQWPLCSGAHGCGWVRALVSAALPRTPGPSAALRRPPSRDRAVGALPAAETAPSAARRCPASPSLARRALAHVGPPPPALAALRPPLRPPRRFPARRIPGNCARPRPALPLGLLGLVVRHAGRPARVGCALRSRCSALGGPRGAPGRHSRGPICEVFLTSLGLLGCPRCSVPTPASRNREGGV, encoded by the coding sequence ATGGCCGGGAAGCGCGTCCCGGGTCAGCGGCCCGTCCGGGGAGACCGCGGCGCCATGGAGCGCGAACGGCCGCGGAGGAGGCTCGCTCAGGCGCCTTCCCGCGCCGCAGCCGCCTGCACCCCTACGCGCCGGCCGGCCGAGCAGCCATTAAAGCGCAGGGAGCAGCGCGGCGCTATGAGCGCCGGGGCCGAGGCCCCCGAGCAGTGGCCGCTCTGCTCCGGGGCGCACGGCTGCGGCTGGGTCCGCGCGCTTGTGAGTGCCGCGCTACCGCGCACGCCGGGGCCCTCGGCTGCCCTGCGCCGTCCGCCGAGCCGGGACCGAGCCGTGGGCGCCTTGCCAGCCGCGGAGACCGCTCCGAGCGCCGCCCGCCGCTGCCCGGCCAGCCCCTCCCTGGCACGCAGGGCCCTGGCCCACGTCGGCCCGCCCCCGCCCGCGCTCGCCGCCCTCCGGCCGCCGCTGCGTCCTCCGCGGCGCTTCCCAGCGCGCCGGATCCCGGGGAATTGCGCCAGACCCCGCCCCGCGCTGCCTCTGGGCTTGCTGGGACTTGTAGTCCGTCATGCCGGCCGGCCCGCGCGCGTGGGGTGCGCTCTGCGCTCGCGTTGCAGCGCGCTGGGCGGGCCCCGCGGGGCGCCCGGGCGCCACTCTCGCGGCCCTATCTGCGAGGTATTCTTGACCTCCTTGGGCCTTCTCGGTTGTCCCCGCTGCTCCGTGCCAACCCCTGCGTCTCGGAACCGGGAAGGTGGAGTATAA